In a genomic window of Salmo trutta chromosome 32, fSalTru1.1, whole genome shotgun sequence:
- the LOC115170998 gene encoding proline-rich protein 15-like protein A → MADPSPGWWKLTFLRKKKSEPKVLYEIPAEYGSNTTPHGGAPGPVEGATDDSQLNARLERIVDKTTTKGRHVKVSHSGRFKEKKKVRATLAETPDLFPGHEPSNENL, encoded by the coding sequence atgGCTGACCCGTCGCCTGGCTGGTGGAAGCTGACCTTCCTCCGTAAGAAGAAGTCCGAGCCCAAGGTTCTGTACGAGATCCCAGCGGAGTACGGCAGCAACACCACACCCCACGGTGGAGCCCCCGGGCCAGTAGAGGGCGCCACAGACGACAGCCAGTTGAACGCCCGTCTGGAGAGGATAGTGGATAAGACCACCACCAAGGGACGCCATGTCAAAGTGTCCCACTCAGGACGTTTTAAAGAGAAGAAGAAGGTCAGGGCCACGTTAGCAGAAACCCCCGATCTGTTCCCTGGTCACGAGCCTAGCAACGAGAACCTCTGA